The following DNA comes from Cetobacterium sp. NK01.
GCCTTAAATAAAATAGGAATTGAACTACCTAATTTTTGTCATGATAGCAGACTAGATAAAAATTTTGGTGTTTGTGGACTCTGCACAATAAATATCAATGGTTCATTAAAAAAAGCATGTCAAACTAAAGTTGAAGAAAACTTAATTTTAAATACAGATAGTGACGATGTTCTAACTTTTAGGAAAAATTTGCTTCAAGATTACATTGATAATCATCATGAAAATTGTCTCATTTGTCCTAAAACTAGTGATTGTAGATTACAAAAATATTGCTTCCAATATGAAATAGAAAAAAAGATTCCCACTACTAATCTATTACCTATAGATTCTAGTAATCCATTTTATTATGTTGATCCAAATAAATGTGTCGCTTGTGGAAGATGTTTTCAAATTTGCACTAATCTTCAATGTAATCATGCTATAAAGATGGGAAGTACTAATGGTAAAAGACACTCTATATTAGATCAAACTAAATGTGTGTCATGTGGTAATTGTATTAGTAAGTGTCCCACTGGAGCTCTTATGGCTAAATCAAAAATTAAATTTAGAATTTGTGACACAGAAAAAACTAATACCACATGTATTTATTGTGGGGTTGGCTGTCAAATTGAATTTAGAACAATAAATAATAAAGTTGTTGGGGCTACTCCAAGAGATATTTCACCTAATAATGGCTTATTATGTGTCAAAGGAAAGTTTGGATTTTCATTCATTAATCATAAAAATAGATTAAAAAATCCATTAATTAGAAAAAATGGTGTTTTAACAGAAGCAACTTGGGATGAAGCGTATAAATTAATCACTAATAAATTTAGAGAAATTAAGGATAAATTCGGCTCAGATGCTATTGGAGGATTCTCTTCTGCTAAATGTACAAATGAAGAAAATTACCTTTTTCAAAAATTTATGAGAGTTGCCATTGGAACAAATAATATAGATCATTGTGCAAGATTTTGTCATTCAACAACAGGAAGTGGTCTTGGGCTTAGTTTAGGAATTGGTGCTATGACTAATAGTATTGAAGAAATTTCTAATAATAAAACTATATTTATACTTGGATCTAATGCACGAGAGACTCACCCTGTTATTGGTACTATGATAAAAAGAGCTAAGCAAAGAGGTGCTAAATTAGTTATAGTAGACCCTAGAAAAATAGATATGAGTGAAATTGCCGATTATTTTTTACAAATTAATTTAAAGAGTAATTCTGCTCTTTTAAACGGAATGATTAATGTTATTATTAGTGAAAATCTTTACAACAAAGATTTTGTTTCTAAAAATACAGAAAAATTTGATGAACTTCTAGAAAGTTCTAGAAAATATACTCCAGAATATGTATCAAAACTTTGTGGAATATCACCAGAAGATATTAGAGCTGTTGCTAGACTATATGCCGATGGTCCAACAGCTACTTATTTTACAATGGGAATAACTCAACATACTAATGGAACTTATGAGGTTCAGGAATTAGCTACATTAGCTCTTTTATGCGGTAATCTTGGAATTAAAAACGCTGGGTTAAATCCTCTTAGAGGTCAAAATAATGTCCAGGGAGCGGGGGACATGGGAGCATATCCTAATAAATATCCTGGAAATCAAAAAGTTGATGATTCTGAAATTAGAAAACAATTTGAAGATTTTTGGGGTGTTAAACTTAATGAAAAAATTGGAAAATTTGGCCCTTCAATGATTGAAGCTGCTGGGAATGGTGATATTAAAGCGTTATATATAATCGGTGAAAACCCTGTTTTATCTGATGCTGATTTAAATCATGTAAAATCTTCTTTATCTAAAATAGACTTTTTAGTTGTTCAAGATCTTTTTTTGACTGAAACAACTGAATACGCAGATGTTGTTTTACCTGCATGTAGTTTTGCTGAGAAAAATGGAACTTTTACAAATACTGAAAGACGTATTCAACGAGTTCGAAAAGCTATTAATCCAATTGGAAATTCAAAATCTGATTATGAAATACTATTAGATTTATTTAAATTTATGGACTTTCCTCAAAACTATACTTCGCCTGAAGACGTGACTATTGAAATTGGAAAAATAGTAAAAAATTATTCAGGTTTAAATTATAAATTAATTGAGAATATAGGAATACAATGGCCTATTATAAATAATTGTGGTACTGATATATTACATAAAAATGGTATTTCTCGGGGGAAAGGACTTCTATTTGAAAATGATGAGCTTATATCTGGAGAAAATAAAACTGAGCAATTTCCATATCTCTTAACTACTGGCAGAGTTTTATATCAATATCATACTAGAACTTTAACTGGTAAAATTGATGGTCTTAATGAAAAATCACCTCATAGTTTTATAGAAATTAACCCCATTACTGCAGCTGAATTAAATATAATTAATGGAGAACGAATTAAAGTTTTATCTTTAAGAGGAGAAATTGAAACTTATGCAGAAATTACAGATAAAGTTAAAGAAGATATATTCTTTATGCCATTTCATTTTATTGATGGTGCTCCAAACTATCTAACGGATGCATCTCATTTAGATAATGTTGCTCATATGCCTGAATTTAAAACTATCGCTGTTAATATTCAAAAATTAAGCTAAAATAAAAAAGAAAATATTTTTTAGGGATGGTTTAAAACCATCCCTTTTTAAATCTCTAATTTTATTTTTTAAAAGAATTTTTTAATACTTTGACAAATTATTTATTAATTTTTTTAAATAATTATAAATTCTTTCAGTAGATGATATATCTAAATATTCACTAGGAGTATGAACTTCTTTAATATTCGGCCCTATACTTATAATATCCATATTAGGGTACTTTTGTGATATTGCTCCACACTCTAATCCTGCATGAATAACTTCAACTTTCATGTCTTTTTTATATAATTCCTTATAAGTTGAAATTGCTTTTTCTCTTAAATTAGAAATTGGATTGAATCTCCATTCTGGATATCCTGCAGAAAAATCATAATTTGCACCAAATTCTTCAACAATATTTACAATCTTATCTTGTAACTCTTTTAAAATATTTACTTCAGAACTTCTTAAAGAAACTATTATTTCAATTGAATCAACAGATGTTTTTACAATAGCTAAATTATCAGATGATTCAACTATATCAGGGTATTCTTTAATCCAAGTATTAACTCCTGTAGGTATATTTTTAATTAAACCTAAATAATTTTTAAAAGATTCTTTATCAATAACTTTAGTGATCGTATCTACTTCTATCATTTCTACCTGGATATTGGGTTCAAAAGACCTATATTTTTCTAAAATTTTATTTATAGAATTTTTTATCGTTGTAGAAATATCTTTTTTAGAAGAAATAGTAGCAGAAGCATTTCTAGGAATAGCATTATCTTTACTTCCACCTGAGATTTCAACTAGAAAGATTTCTTCTTCAAAGTTAATATCACTTAAAATTTCAGATATTATTTTATTTGCATTACCTTTTTTCTTATGAATTTCAACTCCAGAATGACCTCCAGATAAATTTTTGACTTCAATATTCCAAGAAAAAGAAAGATCTTCGTATACTTTAGTAGTTGGTAAAGTGATATCTAATTCAATTCCACCAGCTGATCCCACTGTTATAATACCTTCATCTTCTGAATCTAAATTTATAAGCATACTTCCTTTTAAAATTTTAGAATCTATGGCCAAAGCTCCACCTAAATCAACTTCTTCAGATGTTGTTCCAAGAAATTCTATCGGACCGTGTTCAAAAGAATCATCTTCTAGAATAGCCATAGCTATCGCAACAGCTATTCCATTATCAGCACCTAAAGTTGTTTTATTTGCTTTTAATTTATTTCCATCAACAATTAAATCAATAGGATCTTTTGAAAAGTCATGGAAACTGTCATCTTCCTTCTCACAAACCATATCTAAGTGTCCTTGCATAATAATACCTGATGAACTTTCATAACCTAAAGAAGCTTTTTTTCTTAAAACTACATTATAAGAACTATCTTGGTAAGTTTCAAGTCCTAATTTTCTTCCAAAATCAACAATATAATCACTAATTGCTTTCTCTTGATAAGATTCTCTAGGAATTTTAGATATCTCTTCAAAGTAATAGAAAACTCTTTCTGGTTGTAATTTTTTTAATTTTCTCACTTTATACCTCCAGCTATATCAAAGCGTTTAAAACAAGCATAACAACTGAAAAAACTGCCATTATTCCCATTAAAGGAAGTATATACTTTAACCATTTATCAAAAGTTGTTTCTGCCATCTCTAGAGTTACTAAAATAAGACCAGTTGGTGTTATAAATGACATAAGTCCTTGTCCCCAGTTATATGCATTTATAACAACCTCTCTAGATACCCCAACAGTATCAGCTAAAGGTGCCATAATAGGCATAGAGAGAACAGCTAATCCTGAAGATGATGGAATAAAGAATCCTAATACTGAAAATACAACCATCTGTACAACTGCAAAAACTCCTCCATTCATTTGTGTTACAATCTCTGCTGAGTAATTTAATAATGTGTCAGAAATAAAACCATTATCCATAACAATATTTATAGATCTAGCAAGTCCTATTGTTAAAACAACTCCGACTAAATCAGCTGCCCCAGAAATAAATGTATTAACACAATCCTTTTCAGATAGTCCCGAAAAAATCATTATAAGTATAGCGTCAGCTAAAAATAAAGTAGACATCTCTTCAAACCACCATCCATCTCTTGCCACTCCCCAAATCATAATAGGAAATGCTAGTGCAAAAATAAGGAGAACAATTTTTCTTCTTATAGTAAATTCAACTTTAGATTCGATATCATAGCTTTTTAAAAATCTTTCATGAATAGCATTCTCATCCTCATAAACAAGTGAAGCTTTAGGATTCAATCTAACCTTTTTAGCATAGTAATACATATAGACAAGAGTTATTAGAGACCCTAATGAAAGAACAATAATTCTATACATTAAACCATTTGTAAAATTAATTCCAGCTGCATTAGAAGCTATTACCACAGAAAAAGGATTTACTGTTGAAAACATTGTTCCAATAGAAGATCCCATATAAATTGCTGCGATACAAGTAATTGCATCAAATCCACTTACAAGAAAAATAGGCATAAGAATTGGGTAAAAAGCTATCGTTTCTTCTGCAAGACCAAAGGTTGTTCCTCCTAAAGTTGTTAATAAAAAAACTAAAGTAACAAGCAAAAATTCTTTTCCTTTTGTTCGTTTTGAAAGTGCAGCTATACCAGCATCAAAAGCACCAATTTTATTAATAATTCCTATTATTCCACCTAAAATTAATACAAATACCATTATATCAACAGTATCAAATACTCCTTCAATAGGAGCTTTCAATATTTCTAAAATTCCTTGAGGATGTTGTTCAATTCGAGTATAAGTATTAGGAACAGCTATTGGTTTTTGTATAACTCCATCTACAAATTTATCTAAACTTAATTGTATTTTAAGCTTATTTAAAGTTTCTTGTGTTGCAGAAAGTGTTTCTACTGAATCATTAGGTTTAGTAATAATAAATTCATTTGCCTGAGAATCATAAGTTAATCTTGAGAATTTTCCTGAAGGAACTATATAAGTAAGACCTGCAGCTAAAATAAGGATAATGAAAAGCACAGTAAATGCCGTGGGAAAACTTCTTTTTTTCTTGTTTGTCATTTTCTATTTGTCCAATTGATTTAAATTAAACCTACTGAACTTCCTCCTTTTTTACAGATAATAATCTTATTGTTGATAGTTTGTACTTTTTACATTTCTAATCTCCTCCGTTATAATTTTATTTAACCTTTTATAAACATGATTATATTTTCAGTTTAAACAAAAGTCAATTTTTTTGTTTTTTTTTATTTTAAATACTACGTTATTAATACTTTAATTACAAAATTAAAACACTTTATATGCGATGATAAATTTTGAATTTTTCTAAATAAAGCTAAAAATTATTAAAATGATTTAAATGGAAAATAATCAAAAAGGAATGTTATGTTCCTTAAGTACGTTTGTAATTTCGGAACTTTTTCCTTTATATTGAATAAATTTAAAGAAAATTCCAACTTCAGAAATTGTTTCATATAGAATAGTTTGATCTTTTTTCTTATTAATTATTTTTATTATTTTAAAAAGAAATATATATATTTAGAGCCTCTATTCCCTCAGAGGCTCTTTTATTCTAACTTCCATTCTCCAAACTTCATCCATTTATCATTTCTTTTTTCATGAACTATAATTTTTTTACTTTTATCTAGCTGTTTTATTAAAACATTAATGTGGTTAAAAATTTCATCGTAATCTTCTATCTCTTTAGATAATAAAATTTGTTCATTTTCTAATAGAATTATTCTATACATTAACTCCTCCATTTCATCATTATTCTATATTATATTTTCATAATTTATCTTTAATATCCTTTTTCTATTAGAAAATTATTATACAAAAAAATTCTATAGAATAGACTAGCTTTTTTATGCATCTATCCTATAGAATCTATTTCATTAAAATTTTCCTTTTTTATTCTTTTACTAATTTATAAATTGTATCACATAAAACCTGGCATCCTACTTTTATATCAATTTTTTTAGTAAACTCTTCTTTACAATGACTTCTTCCATTTATACTTGGAACAAAAATCATTGCTGAAGGTATATATTCTCCTAAAATGCTTGTGTCATGATTAGCTCCACTATATAATTTTGTATAACTATACTCTCTTATTTTTATAGACTCTTCTATTATATCTAAAATATTTGAATTTGATTTAACCCCTTTTGCTTCTGCTATTTGTTCAATTTCGCAATAGAATCCTCTTTCTTTTAATTCATCTAGTTGACTTTCAATTATATCTACAACTGTTAATAAATTTTCTTCATCAATTCCTCTTAAGTCTATTGTAAATTCAATAAATTTTGAAATTATGTTAGTTTGATTTGGAAATACTGCAATTTTTCCTACAGTTGCCACCATAGAGTTATCATCCATAGATTTTACAATATTAGGAATTTCAGATATTAATTTGCATCCTTCTACAACTGGATCTAACCTATATTTCATTGGTGTAGCTCCAGCATGGTTAGATTCACCTTTTATTATTATCTTAAACCATTTCAATCCTACAATTCCTTTAACAATTCCTATAGATTTATTTTCTAAATCTAAAACTCTTCCCTGCTCTATGTGGAGTTCAAGCATAGCCTTGTATTTACTTGGTTCAAAAGAAATTGTATCTATATTATCTGGATTATATCTTGCCATTTTCATAACTTCGTACATAGAGTTTCCTTCAGAATCTTTAATTTTTCTGCTTTGTGCAGTAGAAAAATTTTTACAAAAAGCCTTGCTTCCTATTAAATTAGTTCCAAAATGAGGCCCCT
Coding sequences within:
- the fdhF gene encoding formate dehydrogenase subunit alpha yields the protein MVKVTLNNNIIELDETLSVLDALNKIGIELPNFCHDSRLDKNFGVCGLCTININGSLKKACQTKVEENLILNTDSDDVLTFRKNLLQDYIDNHHENCLICPKTSDCRLQKYCFQYEIEKKIPTTNLLPIDSSNPFYYVDPNKCVACGRCFQICTNLQCNHAIKMGSTNGKRHSILDQTKCVSCGNCISKCPTGALMAKSKIKFRICDTEKTNTTCIYCGVGCQIEFRTINNKVVGATPRDISPNNGLLCVKGKFGFSFINHKNRLKNPLIRKNGVLTEATWDEAYKLITNKFREIKDKFGSDAIGGFSSAKCTNEENYLFQKFMRVAIGTNNIDHCARFCHSTTGSGLGLSLGIGAMTNSIEEISNNKTIFILGSNARETHPVIGTMIKRAKQRGAKLVIVDPRKIDMSEIADYFLQINLKSNSALLNGMINVIISENLYNKDFVSKNTEKFDELLESSRKYTPEYVSKLCGISPEDIRAVARLYADGPTATYFTMGITQHTNGTYEVQELATLALLCGNLGIKNAGLNPLRGQNNVQGAGDMGAYPNKYPGNQKVDDSEIRKQFEDFWGVKLNEKIGKFGPSMIEAAGNGDIKALYIIGENPVLSDADLNHVKSSLSKIDFLVVQDLFLTETTEYADVVLPACSFAEKNGTFTNTERRIQRVRKAINPIGNSKSDYEILLDLFKFMDFPQNYTSPEDVTIEIGKIVKNYSGLNYKLIENIGIQWPIINNCGTDILHKNGISRGKGLLFENDELISGENKTEQFPYLLTTGRVLYQYHTRTLTGKIDGLNEKSPHSFIEINPITAAELNIINGERIKVLSLRGEIETYAEITDKVKEDIFFMPFHFIDGAPNYLTDASHLDNVAHMPEFKTIAVNIQKLS
- a CDS encoding YfcC family protein; amino-acid sequence: MTNKKKRSFPTAFTVLFIILILAAGLTYIVPSGKFSRLTYDSQANEFIITKPNDSVETLSATQETLNKLKIQLSLDKFVDGVIQKPIAVPNTYTRIEQHPQGILEILKAPIEGVFDTVDIMVFVLILGGIIGIINKIGAFDAGIAALSKRTKGKEFLLVTLVFLLTTLGGTTFGLAEETIAFYPILMPIFLVSGFDAITCIAAIYMGSSIGTMFSTVNPFSVVIASNAAGINFTNGLMYRIIVLSLGSLITLVYMYYYAKKVRLNPKASLVYEDENAIHERFLKSYDIESKVEFTIRRKIVLLIFALAFPIMIWGVARDGWWFEEMSTLFLADAILIMIFSGLSEKDCVNTFISGAADLVGVVLTIGLARSINIVMDNGFISDTLLNYSAEIVTQMNGGVFAVVQMVVFSVLGFFIPSSSGLAVLSMPIMAPLADTVGVSREVVINAYNWGQGLMSFITPTGLILVTLEMAETTFDKWLKYILPLMGIMAVFSVVMLVLNALI
- a CDS encoding aminoacyl-histidine dipeptidase → MRKLKKLQPERVFYYFEEISKIPRESYQEKAISDYIVDFGRKLGLETYQDSSYNVVLRKKASLGYESSSGIIMQGHLDMVCEKEDDSFHDFSKDPIDLIVDGNKLKANKTTLGADNGIAVAIAMAILEDDSFEHGPIEFLGTTSEEVDLGGALAIDSKILKGSMLINLDSEDEGIITVGSAGGIELDITLPTTKVYEDLSFSWNIEVKNLSGGHSGVEIHKKKGNANKIISEILSDINFEEEIFLVEISGGSKDNAIPRNASATISSKKDISTTIKNSINKILEKYRSFEPNIQVEMIEVDTITKVIDKESFKNYLGLIKNIPTGVNTWIKEYPDIVESSDNLAIVKTSVDSIEIIVSLRSSEVNILKELQDKIVNIVEEFGANYDFSAGYPEWRFNPISNLREKAISTYKELYKKDMKVEVIHAGLECGAISQKYPNMDIISIGPNIKEVHTPSEYLDISSTERIYNYLKKLINNLSKY
- a CDS encoding M20 family metallo-hydrolase, with amino-acid sequence MKINIERIISDLEILNAFNSTPENGCTRFSFTIEDTRAKEYLMGEMKAIGMEVWFDGVGNLHGLLKGNGENKKIVMSGSHIDTVTNGGKYDGNLGVIGALEVARVLSKSEVKRYHDYQVSIFIEEEGPHFGTNLIGSKAFCKNFSTAQSRKIKDSEGNSMYEVMKMARYNPDNIDTISFEPSKYKAMLELHIEQGRVLDLENKSIGIVKGIVGLKWFKIIIKGESNHAGATPMKYRLDPVVEGCKLISEIPNIVKSMDDNSMVATVGKIAVFPNQTNIISKFIEFTIDLRGIDEENLLTVVDIIESQLDELKERGFYCEIEQIAEAKGVKSNSNILDIIEESIKIREYSYTKLYSGANHDTSILGEYIPSAMIFVPSINGRSHCKEEFTKKIDIKVGCQVLCDTIYKLVKE